The following proteins are co-located in the Gigantopelta aegis isolate Gae_Host chromosome 5, Gae_host_genome, whole genome shotgun sequence genome:
- the LOC121373226 gene encoding desert hedgehog protein A-like codes for MQVFKDMNRIKNWKPQPSSGSCFPGDAQLLLHNGNMVDMKDLRTGQRVLTVQAGRRVFSEVKTFIKRHPHQNTTYRTLLTEQGNHVTMSDNHLIFASVTNTSAKMESRFAMSVKPGDYIFTTKSCKQDLCPERVVNVSLSMKQGLYVPVTEAGTIVVDGIFASCYSCLPHHLEHFFLTPFRWFPWLLDPWKQVGFSPIISGLENIAGRFLPMSFPHSVKSASTS; via the exons GACATGAATAGAATAAAAAACTGGAAACCGCAGCCATCATCTGGATCTTGCTTCCCTGGTGACGCGCAGCTGCTCCTTCACAACGGCAATATGGTAGATATGAAGGACCTTAGAACTGGACAAAGAGTATTAACAG TACAAGCTGGTCGGCGTGTCTTCTCTGAAGTGAAAACCTTCATAAAGCGGCACCCCCACCAGAATACTACCTACCGGACACTGCTTACAGAACAGGGGAATCACGTGACGATGTCAGATAACCATTTGATCTTTGCCTCGGTGACGAACACGTCTGCCAAAATGGAATCTAG ATTTGCGATGTCTGTGAAACCAGGTGATTACATTTTCACAACAAAATCCTGCAAACAAGATCTGTGCCCAGAGCGAGTAGTGAACGTATCGCTTAGCATGAAACAag GTTTGTACGTTCCAGTCACTGAAGCAGGAACTATTGTAGTGGACGGAATATTCGCGTCTTGTTACTCATGCCTTCCACACCACCTCGAACACTTCTTCCTGACACCTTTCCGCTGGTTTCCATGGCTGCTGGATCCATGGAAACAAGTTGGCTTCAGTCCTATCATATCTGGTTTGGAAAATATAGCAGGCAGATTTCTACCTATGAGTTTTCCTCACAGTGTTAAAAGTGCTTCCACCTCGTAA